The genomic segment ATCGCTCTTCCCTTGCATCGTTACCCAAACGCAGCTCCGCACCCTCCTGGTAACTGCCTTCGTTCGCTGTTTGTACAGGACATTCTCTTTTTAAAGAACCGTTACCTTTGAACCATATATATACAACATGAAGATTGATATGGTTCTATATAATCCTGGATGGAAGGCAGATTTCGAATCGCTGAAAAAAGAACTGGCAGGTCTTACCGGATCATGGTGCCCTCAAATTGAACATATCGGTAGCACATCTGTGGAAGGACTTGCCGCCAAACCAATTATTGATGTGCTAATAGGTGTAAAGCATGCAGACGATCTTGATCAAATACCCCATGTGCTAATGGACCAGGGATATATCTATTACGAAAGGTATAATACGGATATGCCCTATCGCCGCTTCTTCGTAAAATTGCAAACCGATCCGGCCCTTTTATCGCTTCCTGTTCTGATCCGGAAAGATGATCCCATTCCCGTTGCACTCAACGAACACCGTCACCGGCTGGCGCATATCCACATATTGCCCCTTTCTTCGGAACACTGGACCCGGCATATTGCGTTCAGGGATTACCTCCGTACACATCCGGATGTAAAAGCAGCCTACCAGCAACTGAAGGAGCAACTGGCAGCCCGCGAATGGAATGATGGCAATGCTTACAATGAGGCCAAGGATACATTTCTTAAAACAGAAGAACGCAATGCCGTAAACTGGTACCTGCAAAACCGCCCGGCTTCGTGATCACAGCGCCA from the Niabella agricola genome contains:
- a CDS encoding GrpB family protein; this encodes MKIDMVLYNPGWKADFESLKKELAGLTGSWCPQIEHIGSTSVEGLAAKPIIDVLIGVKHADDLDQIPHVLMDQGYIYYERYNTDMPYRRFFVKLQTDPALLSLPVLIRKDDPIPVALNEHRHRLAHIHILPLSSEHWTRHIAFRDYLRTHPDVKAAYQQLKEQLAAREWNDGNAYNEAKDTFLKTEERNAVNWYLQNRPAS